The Candidatus Eremiobacterota bacterium genomic interval GGAACGCGCGGCGTCCCGATCGGGTCTTCCGAGCTCGGCCGGCGCTCGGCGCGCCGTGCGGCCCAGTCGGCGAACCAGCCGCCGATCCGGTTGACGGTGACGTACATCGCCGGGACGAGGAAGAGCGTGAGGAACAGCGAGCTCAGCAGCCCGCCGATCAGCACGATTCCCATCGACATGCGGATCTCGCCGCCTTCGGTGCGCCCGAGCGCGAGCGGCAGCATCCCGAAGACCATCGCCGCGGTCGTCATCACGATCGGCCGCAAACGCGTTCCGCCGGCGGTCACGATCCCTTCGGCATACGTCAGCCCGCGCTTGCGCAGCGTGTTGGCGTAGTCGACGAGGAGGATCCCGTTCTTCGCGACCAGGCCGAAGAGCATGATCATCCCGATGATCGAGAAGATGTTGAAGCTCTGGTGCATCAGCGCGAGCGCCAGCAACCCGCCGATCAGCGCGACCGGGATCGAGAACATGATCACGAACGGCGTCAGGAACGAGCCGTACAAGACGACCATCAAGCAGTAGATCAGCGCGATCGAGGTGAGGAGCGCGAGTCCCATGCTGTTCTGGAACTCTTCGAAGAGCTGCGAGTCGCCTTGCGTCGCAAGCTGCACGCCCGCGGGGAGGAAGCCCGGCGTCGCGAGCCGGCCGTTGACCTTTCCGATCACTTCGCCGAGCGTCGTCTTCGAGCGGTCGATGTCGCCGTTGACCGCAGCGACGCGCTCGCGGTCGACGTGCTGGATCTTTGTCGGCGCGCGGTCTTCGGTAAACGTCGCGACCGCCGCGAGCGGAACGAACGAGCCGTCACCGGCGCGCACCGGGATGCGGCGGATCTGCTCCAGCGAGTTCTTCGACGCGATCGGGTACTGCAGCCGCACGTCGACCAGCCCGTTCCAGGTGCGAACTTTCGTCACGACCGCGCCGCCGACCGCGACGCGCGCGGCGGTCGCCGCGGCCCCGGGCGAAACACCGAGCATCGCCGCCTTGGCCGGATCGATCCGCACGGTGAGATGCGGCGCCGCGTTCTCGGCTCCCGTCTGCACGTTCACGGTGCCGGGGAGCGAGCGGATGTACGCGGCGAGCTTGTTCGCCGCCTCGTCGATCGCGCCGTCCGGCCCCGAGAGCGTGTAGTTGATCGGCGCGCCGCTCCCGCCGCCGCCGCGCAGCGAGACCTGCACCTGCGCGCCCTTGGCGAGCGGCGGCGCGATCTTCCGCAGCTGCAGGAGCAGCGCGTCCTCTTCGGGCCGGTGATCCTTCTGCAGCGTGACGCGGATGATCCCGACGAAGCCGCCGGTCGTCGTGCCCCAGCCCGCCGGTTTGCGGCCGGAGGCCGAGCGCACGGTGTCGACGTGCGGAATCTTCAGCGCGGCGGAGTCGATGCGGTCGATCGCCGCTTGCGTGACGTAGAGCGGCGTCCCGGTCGGGAAGGTCAGCGTGATCGCGACCTGGCCGCGCTTCTCGTCGGGGAGGAACTCGCTCGGGATCGACGTCTTCGTCAGCGCAAGCGCGAACATCGCCGCGGCCGCCGCGGCGCATGCCAGCGCGGCGCCGGCGGACGCGCCGCCGTGCACCTCGATCCGAATCCCCGCGACGATGCGCTTTCCGTGCAAGCCGCGGCACAGCACGAACCACAGGATCGTCGCGACGGCCAGCGCACCGTCGATCCCCGCGATGAAGGTCATCGCCTGCGGGCCGGCCGGCAGCGTCAGCGCGTTCACGACGAACAGCGTGCTGAGCCAGAACGTCATCCAGCGGTGGCGCAGCGCGAGCGGCAGCGCGCGGTCGCGGTACCACGCCGTCAGCCGCTCGAACCCGTGCTGGAACCAGGCGAGATAGCGCGGCGGCGCCGCGCTGCGGCGCGTCACCGACCACTTCGCCGCCAGCATCGGCGTGAGCGTGAACGAGACGAACAGCGAGAACAGCGTCGCGACGGTCACGACGATGCCGAACTCTTGCATGTACTTGCCGACGAACCCGCTCAAGAACGCCAGCGGGAGGAACACGACCACGTCGACCAGCGTGATCGCGATCGCCGCGCCGCCGATCTCCGTGCGGCCGCTGATCGCCGCGTCACCCGGCGCCTGCCCCATGTCGCGGTGCCGGGTGATGTTCTCCAGCACGACGATCGAGTCGTCGACCAGGATCCCGATGATGAGCGAAAGCCCCATCAGCGACACGTTGTCGAGCGTCAGCCCCATGACGCGCATGACGACGAACGTCGCCAGCAGCGAGGACGGGATCGCGATCATCACCACGACCGCGTTGCGCCAGGCGTGCAGGAACAGCATCAACACCAGCGCGGTCAGGAAGATTCCTTCGAAGAGCGACTGCAGCACGCCGTTGAGCGAGGCTTGCGTGTAGTCGGCGGGCGCGAACAGTTCCTTGAACGTGATCTGCGGGTATTTGTCGGCGATCTTCTTCATCTCGGCGCGCGCGAGCGCCGTCGAGGCGATCTCGTCGGCGGCGATGTTGCGGTTGACGTCGATGAACAGCCCGGGCGCGCCGTTGATGTGCGAGATCGAGCGCTGCTCGGCGTGCCCGTCGACGACGCTCGCGACCGAGGCGACGTTCAGCGCCTTCTGCGCGCCGCCGGGGACGTTCAGCGGGATCGCGGCGATGTCGGCCGCCGAGTTGATCTCGGCGTGCACGGAGACGTCCCGCTCCAGCGTCGGCTTGTCGATCCGCCCGCCGGGGACGTTGGCGTTGTTCTGCGCGATCGCGCCCGCGACGTCGGCCAGCGAGGCGCCGGTGCCCATCAGCCGCAGCGGGTCGGCGTACACCTCGAACTCGCGCTGCGCCGCGCCGTAGAGGTCGGCGCCGGCGACGTTCGGGATGTGCTTGATCTCACCCAGGATGCGGTCGTTGACGACGTCGGCGAGCGCCGGACCGGTCATCGTCTTCGAGCTGAGCGCGTAGGTGAGGATCGCGTCCTGCGCGCCGTTCTTCTGGACTTGCGGCGGGTCGAGATCGCTCGGCATGTAGATGCGCGCGGTGTCGACGCGCCGCTGCACGTCGATCGCCGCGAAGTCGAGATCGGTGCCGAGCTTGAACTGCACGACGACGACCGCGAAACCGTCCTGCGCGGTCGCGGTCATCTGGTCCAGGTGCTCGATCCCGTCGAGCTGGTCTTCGATCGGCTTGACGACGAGCCGCTCCATCTCGGCCGGCGAGGCGCCGGAGTACCCGGCGAACACGAGCACGATCGGGTAGGCGACGTTCGGCTGCGCGTTCTTCCCGAGCGCCCGGTACGAGAGCGTTCCAAAGGCGGCCAGGGCGATGAAGAACATCGCGACGATGATGGGGCGCTGAATCGAAAAACGCGTCAACCACATGCGGCAGCCGTCCTCTCGCCGGATCGCACCGAATTACGGAGCGGCCGTTCTCGGTGTTTCCGGCGGTTCCCTTAATTTTACAGTTGATGAACGAACCGTGGCCCGGAAGACTGCCCAAAAGACCCGAGAGCCCCGGCCGGCGGCCGAGGCTCTCGGTGGACGCCGGGTCTACTCGTTCGCCACTCCGGCGGGGACCGGAAGCGGGCTCAGCGGCACCGCGGCCGGGTGCGCCGGCTGGGCACGGCGTCCCGATCGCTCGACGAACCAGCCGTTGACGCGGCTCGCGGTGACGTACATCGCCGGGACGAGGAAGAGCGTGAGGAACAGCGAGCTCAGCAGCCCGCCGATCAGCACGACCCCCATCGACTGCCGGATCTCGCCGCCCTCGGTGTGCCCCGTCGCCAGCGGCAGCATCCCGAAGACCATCGCCGCCGTGGTCATCACGATCGGGCGCAGCCGCGTCCCGCCCGCGGTGAGGATCGCCTCGATCGCGGTTAGCCCGCGCTTGCGCAGCGTGTTGGCGTAGTCCACCAGCAGAATTCCGTTCTTCGCGACCAGGCCGAGCAGCATCACCATGCCGATCCCCGAGAAGATGTTGAACGTCTGGTGCGTGAGCCCGAGCGCGAGCAGCGCGCCGATGATCGCCACCGGGATCGAGAACATGATCACGAGCGGCGTGACGAACGAGCCGTACAGCACGACCATCAAGCAGTAGATCAGCAAGAACGAGGTGATCAGCGCGAACGCCATCGAGGTGAGGAACTCGAGGAAGAACTTCGAGTCGCCCTCGGTGCCCAGCGTGACGCCGGCCGGGAGGAAACCGGGCGTGCGCAGCTGCGCGTTGACCTTCCCCATGACCTCGCCGAGCGTCGTCTTCCCGTGGTCGATGTCGCCGTTCACGCGCATGACGACCTGGCGGTCGACGTGCTCGATCTTGGTGGGCGCGCGGTCGAAGGTGAACGTCGCGATCTCGCCGAGCGGGATCATCGAACCGTCGCTCGCGCGCACCGGGATGCGCCGAATCTCGTCGATCGAGTTGCGCTGCGAGACCGGGTACTGCAGCAGCACGTTGACCAACCCGTTCCAGGTGCGGACCTTGGTCGCGACGACGCCGCCGACGGCGGTGCGCGCCGCGATCGCCGCGGCGCCCGGCGAGACGCCGAGAATCGCGGCGCGCGCCGGATCGATCCGCACGGTGAGGTGCGGCGCGCCGGCGGAGGCGCCGGTCTGCACGTTGACAGTCCCCGGGATCGAGCGGATGTAGGCGGCGAGCTTGTCGGCCGCCGGCCCGATGACGTCACCCGGCCCCGAGAGCGTGAACGAGATCGGCAAGCCGCTCCCGCCGCCGCCGCGGCCCGAGATCGTCATCTCCGCGCCCTTGACGACGGGCGGCAGCAGCTTGCGCAGCTTCTCGACGACCGCGTCCTGCTCGCGCCGCTTGTCCTTGCGCAGAGTGATGTTGAACGTGCCGACGAAGCCGCCGTCGGTCGAGCCCCAGCCGTCGGGCTTGGTCCCTGCATAGGTGCGGACCGTGTCGACGTACGTGAAGTTCTTCATCACGACGTTCTCGATCCGCACCAGCGTCGCTTCGGTCGTTGCGAGCGGCGTTCCGACGGGGAACGTCACGTCCCCGTGGATCTGCCCCGTCTTCTGATCCGGGACGAACTCGGCCTGAACGCCCAGGTTCAGCATGGCGAGCGCGCCCATGAACGCCGCCAGCCCGAAGCACGCCAGCGCGCCGCGGACGGAAGCGCCCGCGTTCAGCGCGCGCACGCGCAGCATCCGCGCGAGCGGAATCCACGCCAGCGTGATCAGCGCGAAGACGGCGTCGAGGGCCGCGAGCGCGAGGATGCCCTGCTTTCCGGCCGGAAGCGCCACCGCGTTCACCACCAGCAGCATGCTGAACCAGAACGTCATCCAGCGGTGGCGCAGCGCGAGCGGGAGCGCGCGGTCGCGGTACCACGCGATGGTGCGCTCGAACCCGACTTGGAACCACACCAGATACCGCGGCGGGGCCGACGAGCGCCGCAGCACCGACCACTTCGCGGCCAGCATCGGCGTGAGCGTGAACGAGACGAACAGCGAGAACAACGTCGCGACGGTGACGACGATCCCGAACTCCTTCATGTACTGGCCGACGAACCCGCTCAAGAACGCCAGCGGCAGGAACACCACCACGTCGACCAGCGTGATCGCGATCGCCGCGCCGCCGATCTCGGTTCGGCCGCTGATCGCCGCGTCCCCGGGCGCCTGTCCCATGTCGCGGTGTCGCGTGATGTTCTCCAGGATGACGATCGAGTCGTCGACCAGGATCCCGATGATGAGCGAAAGCCCCATCAGCGAGACGTTGTCGAGCGTCAGGCCCATGACGCGCATGACGACGAAGGTCGCCAGCAGCGAGGACGGGATCGCGATCATCACGACCGCCGCGTTGCGCCAGGCGTGCAGGAAGAGCATCAGCACCAGCGCGGTGAGGAAGATCCCTTCGAAGAGCGACTGCAGCACGCCGTTGAGCGAGGCTTGCGTGTAGTCGGCAGGCGCGAACAGCTCGTGGAACTCGATCTGCGGGTACTTCGCTTCGATCTTCTTCATCTCGGCGCGCACGATCTTGGTCGAGCCGACCTCGTCCGAGGTGATGGTGCGGTTGACGTCGAGGATCAGCCCCGGCGCGCCGTTCATGTGCGAGATCAAGCGCTGTTCCTGGTGCGTGTCCGCGACCTGCGCCACGTCGCCGACGGTCAGCGACTTCTGCGCGCCGCCCGGCACGGTGACCGGGATCGCGGCGATGTCCTCCGCCGAGTTGACCTCAGCGTGGACGGAGACGTCGCGCTCGAGGGTCGGCTGGTCGATCCGCCCGCCCGGAACGTTGGCGTTGTTCTGCGAGATCGCGTTGAACACGTCGGAGAGCGTCGCGTTCGCGCCCATCAGCCGCAGCGGGTCGGCGCGCACGTCGAACTCGCGCACCGCGGCGCCGCTCAAGTCCACCGTCGCGACGTTCGGGATGTGCCGGATGTCGGAGATGACGCGGTCGTTCATCACGTCGGCGAGCGCCGAGGCGGTCATCGTCTTGGAGTCGATCGCGTAGGTGATCACCGGCGCCTCGGCGCCGTTCTTGATCACCTGCGGCGGGTCGAGGTCGTTCGGCATGAAGACGCGCGCCGTGTCGACGCGGCGCTGCACGTCGATCGCCGAGAAGTCGAGGTCGGTCCCGAGCTGGAACTGCACGACGACGACCGCCGAGCCTTCCTGCGCGGTGGCGGTCATCGTGTCGAGGTGCTCGATCCCGTCGATCTGGTCTTCGATCGGCTTGATGATCAGCCGCTCCATCTCGGCCGGCGAGGCGCCGGGATAGCTCGCGACGACGACGACGACCGGAAAGTTGACGTTCGGCTGCGAGTTCTTG includes:
- a CDS encoding efflux RND transporter permease subunit, whose amino-acid sequence is MWLTRFSIQRPIIVAMFFIALAAFGTLSYRALGKNAQPNVAYPIVLVFAGYSGASPAEMERLVVKPIEDQLDGIEHLDQMTATAQDGFAVVVVQFKLGTDLDFAAIDVQRRVDTARIYMPSDLDPPQVQKNGAQDAILTYALSSKTMTGPALADVVNDRILGEIKHIPNVAGADLYGAAQREFEVYADPLRLMGTGASLADVAGAIAQNNANVPGGRIDKPTLERDVSVHAEINSAADIAAIPLNVPGGAQKALNVASVASVVDGHAEQRSISHINGAPGLFIDVNRNIAADEIASTALARAEMKKIADKYPQITFKELFAPADYTQASLNGVLQSLFEGIFLTALVLMLFLHAWRNAVVVMIAIPSSLLATFVVMRVMGLTLDNVSLMGLSLIIGILVDDSIVVLENITRHRDMGQAPGDAAISGRTEIGGAAIAITLVDVVVFLPLAFLSGFVGKYMQEFGIVVTVATLFSLFVSFTLTPMLAAKWSVTRRSAAPPRYLAWFQHGFERLTAWYRDRALPLALRHRWMTFWLSTLFVVNALTLPAGPQAMTFIAGIDGALAVATILWFVLCRGLHGKRIVAGIRIEVHGGASAGAALACAAAAAAMFALALTKTSIPSEFLPDEKRGQVAITLTFPTGTPLYVTQAAIDRIDSAALKIPHVDTVRSASGRKPAGWGTTTGGFVGIIRVTLQKDHRPEEDALLLQLRKIAPPLAKGAQVQVSLRGGGGSGAPINYTLSGPDGAIDEAANKLAAYIRSLPGTVNVQTGAENAAPHLTVRIDPAKAAMLGVSPGAAATAARVAVGGAVVTKVRTWNGLVDVRLQYPIASKNSLEQIRRIPVRAGDGSFVPLAAVATFTEDRAPTKIQHVDRERVAAVNGDIDRSKTTLGEVIGKVNGRLATPGFLPAGVQLATQGDSQLFEEFQNSMGLALLTSIALIYCLMVVLYGSFLTPFVIMFSIPVALIGGLLALALMHQSFNIFSIIGMIMLFGLVAKNGILLVDYANTLRKRGLTYAEGIVTAGGTRLRPIVMTTAAMVFGMLPLALGRTEGGEIRMSMGIVLIGGLLSSLFLTLFLVPAMYVTVNRIGGWFADWAARRAERRPSSEDPIGTPRVPAGAVGD
- a CDS encoding efflux RND transporter permease subunit, whose protein sequence is MWLTRFSIQRPIIVAMLFIALAAFGTISYLNLGKNSQPNVNFPVVVVVASYPGASPAEMERLIIKPIEDQIDGIEHLDTMTATAQEGSAVVVVQFQLGTDLDFSAIDVQRRVDTARVFMPNDLDPPQVIKNGAEAPVITYAIDSKTMTASALADVMNDRVISDIRHIPNVATVDLSGAAVREFDVRADPLRLMGANATLSDVFNAISQNNANVPGGRIDQPTLERDVSVHAEVNSAEDIAAIPVTVPGGAQKSLTVGDVAQVADTHQEQRLISHMNGAPGLILDVNRTITSDEVGSTKIVRAEMKKIEAKYPQIEFHELFAPADYTQASLNGVLQSLFEGIFLTALVLMLFLHAWRNAAVVMIAIPSSLLATFVVMRVMGLTLDNVSLMGLSLIIGILVDDSIVILENITRHRDMGQAPGDAAISGRTEIGGAAIAITLVDVVVFLPLAFLSGFVGQYMKEFGIVVTVATLFSLFVSFTLTPMLAAKWSVLRRSSAPPRYLVWFQVGFERTIAWYRDRALPLALRHRWMTFWFSMLLVVNAVALPAGKQGILALAALDAVFALITLAWIPLARMLRVRALNAGASVRGALACFGLAAFMGALAMLNLGVQAEFVPDQKTGQIHGDVTFPVGTPLATTEATLVRIENVVMKNFTYVDTVRTYAGTKPDGWGSTDGGFVGTFNITLRKDKRREQDAVVEKLRKLLPPVVKGAEMTISGRGGGGSGLPISFTLSGPGDVIGPAADKLAAYIRSIPGTVNVQTGASAGAPHLTVRIDPARAAILGVSPGAAAIAARTAVGGVVATKVRTWNGLVNVLLQYPVSQRNSIDEIRRIPVRASDGSMIPLGEIATFTFDRAPTKIEHVDRQVVMRVNGDIDHGKTTLGEVMGKVNAQLRTPGFLPAGVTLGTEGDSKFFLEFLTSMAFALITSFLLIYCLMVVLYGSFVTPLVIMFSIPVAIIGALLALGLTHQTFNIFSGIGMVMLLGLVAKNGILLVDYANTLRKRGLTAIEAILTAGGTRLRPIVMTTAAMVFGMLPLATGHTEGGEIRQSMGVVLIGGLLSSLFLTLFLVPAMYVTASRVNGWFVERSGRRAQPAHPAAVPLSPLPVPAGVANE